One region of Cuculus canorus isolate bCucCan1 chromosome 6, bCucCan1.pri, whole genome shotgun sequence genomic DNA includes:
- the LOC128852500 gene encoding uncharacterized protein LOC128852500, with protein sequence MSNYVYGTIIIIWFLMNMTFSTGTHRKNRNVRYHPEQNAILSCTVQNQKVAVTSGKGIQFNINKGLEKIIVSHRERRDIEPTPTPQVIHLPSRDPEENLIIGLIKDFAGIQNTSKITACLPVPKAAGEPINWGIITFPLPTSQGNKTECKQITIEKERQVRVKGEWLPKQICNQLANSTFITKNSGGEFGVCMYDRIITKTETQWECQERQKQLEWETIWSTNILQKFHYGGNTSWCIKWEGKQDATIPTETLLANNGVSREVIQNVPWWNCSEIWDCDSNPDEITIPSVRVALKAGCACRGYKSGGQMIPYHKPDCKYATIKSMGNFVWANSDGTWTTHLPVTGKVKEITLGLPTLCPIWKRSPFKGKLETLQINRIKRDIKEDDTWQGPSTGVKVGWALESLFAAPVATYRNRDMIYKLIGQTERLARVTKKGFRDLNMQLQATTKMTLQNRMALDILLLKEHGVCGYLKDRVDHCCVHIPNVTMDIEYDISQLKRIEQEAEEERKEIGHNWIGEIFNGLGIHLGGWLQSLLETICTLLLVFLVIYLVYLCIRQEITRNTSWTHKIIGAVTREYPRRLTPPPKYYETTRMEN encoded by the coding sequence ATGTCTAATTACGTCTATGGGACAATCATAATAATATGGTTTCTGATGAATATGACTTTTTCCACAGGCACCCACCGGAAGAATAGAAATGTGAGATATCATCCAGAACAAAATGCCATTCTGTCTTGCACGGTTCAAAATCAGAAAGTGGCAGTAACATCGGGAAAAGGAATCCAATTCAACATTAACAAAGGATTGGAAAAGATAATAGTATCCCATAGAGAAAGGCGAGATATAGAGCCCACTCCAACACCACAGGTAATACACCTCCCCTCAAGGGACCCTGAGGAAAACTTAATAATAGGCTTAATTAAGGATTTTGCAGGAATACAGAATACCAGTAAAATCACTGCTTGCCTTCCAGTTCCTAAGGCAGCGGGGGAACCTATAAACTGGGGAATAATAACTTTCCCTCTCCCAACAtcacagggaaataaaactgaGTGCAAACAAATAACCATAGAAAAGGAACGGCAGGTCAGGGTGAAAGGGGAATGGCTGCCAAAACAGATTTGTAACCAGCTCGCAAACTCCACCTTCATTACTAAGAATTCAGGAGGAGAATTTGGGGTATGTATGTATGATAGAATTATCACAAAAACAGAGACACAATGGGAATgccaagaaagacaaaaacaattAGAATGGGAAACCATTTGGTCAACTAATATCTTGCAAAAATTCCACTATGGTGGTAACACTTCGTGGTGTATCAAATGGGAGGGAAAGCAGGACGCAACAATTCCAACCGAAACCCTTTTGGCCAATAATGGAGTTAGTCGAGAAGTGATACAAAACGTACCTTGGTGGAATTGTTCTGAAATATGGGACTGTGATTCAAACCCAGATGAAATAACAATACCCTCCGTAAGAGTGGCTTTAAAGGCTGGGTGCGCCTGCCGGGGATACAAAAGTGGAGGACAGATGATCCCCTATCATAAACCAGATTGTAAGTATGCAACTATTAAGAGTATGGGAAATTTTGTATGGGCCAATAGTGATGGAACGTGGACTACCCATTTACCAGTTACGGGGAAGGTTAAAGAAATCACATTAGGCTTACCCACCTTATGCCCGATTTGGAAACGTTCCCCCTTTAAAGGGAAACTGGAAACTCTACAAATCAACAGAATCAAAAGAGATATAAAGGAAGATGATACATGGCAGGGGCCCTCTACAGGAGTGAAGGTAGGATGGGCCCTTGAATCTCTCTTTGCTGCTCCAGTAGCTACTTACCGAAATAGAGACATGATTTACAAATTGATAGGGCAGACTGAAAGGTTAGCTAGAGTTACTAAAAAGGGGTTCAGAGATTTGAATATGCAGCTCCAAGCAACGACAAAAATgactttgcagaacagaatggcattaGATATCTTATTGTTGAAGGAACATGGCGTTTGCGGATATTTAAAGGATCGAGTTGATCACTGCTGTGTGCATATACCGAATGTAACCATGGATATAGAATATGACATATCTCAACTCAAGAGAATTGaacaagaagctgaagaagaaagaaaagagatcgGCCATAATTGGAtaggagaaatatttaatgGATTGGGGATTCATTTAGGCGGGTGGCTACAATCACTTTTAGAAACTATTTGCACACTCTTGTTAGTATTCCTGGTCATCTACCTAGTATACTTGTGTATCCGTCAAGAAATCACCCGTAACACTAGCTGGACGCATAAGATTATAGGAGCAGTAACCCGGGAATACCCACGACGCCTGACCCCGCCACCGAAGTACTACGAGACTACGAGAATGGAGAACTAa